One stretch of Arachis duranensis cultivar V14167 chromosome 1, aradu.V14167.gnm2.J7QH, whole genome shotgun sequence DNA includes these proteins:
- the LOC110276478 gene encoding uncharacterized protein LOC110276478, producing MEDFCERLQDSNKDNVDGVVTPKEKTKWNDDDKKKVELNAKSINLLHYAINFEEYRKVSRCKTDKEIRNQVQGKEGESKNQEKEISGPSESDKAAARDSAGDNSISSHESGKISDNTTFLDPTVTETTPKSTRFREWRFLKNYLHEFVIRDVSQGVKTRSSTRKVMEEELGEFEKNQVWTLVSKPIGKKVTGTKWIFRNKLGEDGSIARNKARLVVQGYDQEEGIDFDESFAPVARMKAIRLLLAYAAHCGFKLYQIDVKCAFLNGVIDREVYVVQPPGFENKKFSNHVFKLSKALYGLRQAPRAWCG from the exons atggaagattTTTGTGAGCGGCTCCAAGATTCCAACAAAGACAATGttgatggagtggtgactccaaaagagaaaactaaatggAATGATGATGACAAAAAGAAAGTGGAGTTGAATGCTAAATCCATTAACCTTCTACACTACGCTATCAACTTTGAGGAGTACCGaaaggtgtctagatgcaagactGACAAAGAAATCA GAAATCAAGTTCAGGGCAAAGAAGGAGAATCCAAAAATCAAGAGAAAGAAATTTCTGGGCCATCTGAATCTGATAAAGCTGCTGCAAGAGATTCTGCAGGAGACAATTCTATTTCGTCTCATGAATCTGGCAAAATTTCCGACAATACAACTTTTTTGGATCCTACAGTGACCGAAACTACTCCTAAGTCTACAAGATTCCGTGAGTGGAGATTCTTAAAGAATTATCTACATGAATTTGTCATTAGGGATGTTTCTCAAGGTGTTAAGACACGTTCCTctacaagaaaa GTTATGGAGGAAGAGCTTGGTGAATTTGAAAAGAACCAAGTTTGGACACTTGTTTCAAAGCCAATTGGAAAGAAAGTgactggaaccaagtggatattTAGGAACAAATTAGGAGAAGATGGTAGCATTGCTAGAAACAAAGCAAGACTAGTGGTGCAAGGATATGATCAAGAGGAAGGgatagactttgatgaatcctttgccccTGTTGCCCGAATGAAAGCCATAAGACTTCTTCTAGCCTATGCTGCTCATTGTGGTTTCAAATTGTATCAAATagatgtgaaatgtgcatttcTAAATGGCGtaattgatagagaagtgtatgtagTACAACCacctggttttgaaaataagaaattttctAATCATGTCTTCAAACTCTCAAAAGCCCTTTATGGGTTGAGACAAGCTCCTAGGGCTTG